In one Brevibacillus composti genomic region, the following are encoded:
- a CDS encoding peptidylprolyl isomerase, with protein MKRSVALLSSAVLAVSLLTGCGGAAGKDSAAKPADQTQPAQNGEQATQPDDVLDQFKKLNLPYTVDPKTVLVEYQDGSLTAQEFETFLRVINFLNPMQGAMIESIDQESLKIFAREYTATKILAARAADEATQKESQELAEKTFENIKGQYMGLLGKDPSKFEQLLKNQELDQQTIIEQMVLINKSMAVLKKDINDAELKKTYEGLDKASITVASVRHILVSFEKHNNKPEEALKVANDLVARLKKGEDFAKLATENTDDPGSKESGGLYADADVSQWVPEFQDAAMKLALNEISEPVKTEYGYHIMRVESRKEKTFEEMKAQLENQALEQKYDHFNKVELDKLITKYNIPETKPAS; from the coding sequence ATGAAACGATCTGTTGCTTTGTTGTCTTCAGCAGTGCTGGCCGTGTCCCTTTTGACCGGTTGCGGCGGAGCGGCGGGTAAGGACTCCGCGGCTAAGCCTGCTGACCAGACCCAGCCCGCGCAAAACGGCGAACAGGCCACGCAGCCTGATGATGTGTTGGACCAATTTAAAAAACTGAATCTGCCGTATACGGTCGATCCCAAAACGGTTCTGGTGGAATACCAGGACGGCAGTTTGACGGCGCAAGAGTTCGAGACATTCCTGCGCGTCATCAATTTCTTGAACCCCATGCAAGGAGCGATGATCGAAAGCATTGACCAGGAGTCGCTGAAAATCTTTGCACGGGAGTACACCGCTACCAAGATCCTGGCCGCCCGCGCAGCAGATGAGGCGACCCAGAAGGAATCTCAGGAGCTGGCCGAGAAAACCTTTGAAAACATCAAGGGACAGTACATGGGCTTGCTTGGCAAGGACCCGTCCAAATTTGAGCAACTGTTGAAAAACCAGGAGTTGGATCAACAAACGATCATCGAGCAGATGGTGTTGATCAACAAGTCGATGGCGGTCCTGAAAAAGGACATTAACGACGCGGAGCTGAAAAAGACATACGAGGGCTTGGATAAAGCATCGATTACCGTCGCCTCCGTTCGCCACATTCTGGTTTCGTTTGAAAAGCACAACAACAAGCCTGAGGAAGCGCTGAAAGTAGCCAACGACCTCGTAGCCCGCCTGAAAAAAGGGGAAGACTTTGCGAAACTGGCGACAGAAAACACGGATGATCCGGGGAGCAAGGAATCCGGCGGTCTGTACGCGGATGCGGACGTCAGCCAGTGGGTGCCCGAATTCCAGGATGCAGCTATGAAGCTCGCGCTGAATGAAATCAGCGAGCCTGTCAAGACGGAGTACGGCTATCACATCATGCGCGTGGAAAGCCGCAAAGAAAAAACGTTTGAAGAAATGAAAGCGCAGCTGGAAAATCAGGCGCTGGAGCAGAAATACGATCATTTTAATAAGGTAGAGCTGGACAAGCTCATCACGAAATACAACATTCCGGAAACCAAACCAGCTTCATAA
- the yabN gene encoding bifunctional methyltransferase/pyrophosphohydrolase YabN — MTDTKGKITVLGLGAGDLDQLPYGLYRTLTGTGHLYLRTREHPVVSQLAQEISYTAFDEIYERHDSFDDVYAEITDTLLAKALQERAIVYAVPGHPLVAERTVQLLLQEGPKRGVEIEIGGGQSFIDPLFARLRIDPIEGFALLDGTAFKADQVHPGMHTIIAQVYDARVASEVKLTLMEVLPDEHPVTVATAVGVTGQERITTAPLYELDHQDHFGNLTLVYVPPAQEERVRYRQFSYLKEIVAILRSPEGCPWDREQTHQSIRKNLIEETYEVLETIDDEDPDAMCEELGDLLMQIMLHSQMAAEDGYFTVDDVVAGLSEKLIRRHPHVFGEKSAEDAGEALANWQEIKAQEKAAKGIDPERQSKLAGIPRDLPALMYAYKLQKKAAHVGFDWENIEDVYKKIDEEYQELREAAEDERAGELGDLLFAVVNLARFLKIDPEEALALTNRKFTKRFAYIEQKLQEAGRSFDETNLEEMDQWWEEAKRHG; from the coding sequence TTGACTGATACAAAAGGCAAAATAACCGTCCTGGGTCTGGGGGCGGGGGATCTGGACCAGTTGCCGTACGGACTGTACCGCACACTGACAGGTACGGGTCACTTGTATTTGCGTACACGTGAACATCCGGTTGTGTCCCAATTGGCCCAGGAGATTTCCTACACGGCTTTTGACGAGATCTACGAGCGGCACGACAGCTTTGACGACGTCTATGCCGAAATCACAGATACGCTGCTGGCCAAAGCCCTGCAGGAGCGGGCGATTGTCTACGCGGTGCCGGGCCATCCGCTGGTAGCCGAGCGGACGGTCCAGCTGCTGCTGCAGGAGGGACCCAAGCGAGGAGTCGAGATCGAGATCGGGGGCGGGCAAAGCTTCATAGACCCGCTGTTTGCCCGTTTGCGGATCGACCCCATCGAAGGATTTGCGCTCCTCGACGGCACGGCATTCAAAGCGGATCAGGTGCATCCGGGGATGCATACCATCATTGCCCAGGTGTATGATGCCCGGGTCGCCTCCGAGGTAAAGCTGACGCTGATGGAGGTCTTGCCGGACGAACATCCCGTGACCGTGGCGACTGCCGTGGGTGTCACCGGGCAGGAGCGGATTACGACGGCGCCTCTGTACGAACTGGATCATCAGGATCACTTCGGCAACCTGACGCTGGTCTATGTGCCGCCAGCCCAGGAAGAGCGCGTCCGGTACCGGCAGTTCTCCTATCTGAAAGAGATTGTGGCCATATTGCGCAGTCCGGAGGGGTGCCCGTGGGATCGGGAGCAAACCCACCAGAGCATCCGCAAAAATCTGATCGAAGAAACCTACGAGGTCCTGGAGACGATTGACGACGAGGACCCGGATGCGATGTGCGAGGAGCTGGGCGACCTGCTCATGCAGATCATGCTCCACTCGCAGATGGCGGCAGAAGACGGCTATTTCACCGTCGACGATGTCGTGGCGGGCCTAAGTGAAAAGCTGATCCGCCGTCACCCGCATGTCTTCGGCGAGAAAAGCGCGGAGGATGCAGGCGAAGCCCTGGCCAACTGGCAGGAGATCAAGGCCCAGGAAAAGGCAGCCAAGGGGATCGACCCCGAGCGGCAGTCCAAGCTGGCGGGAATCCCCCGCGATTTGCCCGCTCTCATGTACGCCTACAAGCTGCAGAAAAAAGCGGCTCACGTCGGTTTTGACTGGGAGAACATCGAGGATGTCTACAAAAAGATCGACGAGGAGTACCAGGAGCTGCGAGAGGCGGCAGAAGATGAACGGGCCGGCGAACTGGGGGATTTGCTCTTTGCGGTCGTCAATCTGGCCCGCTTCCTGAAGATCGATCCGGAGGAAGCCCTGGCCCTGACAAATCGAAAATTTACCAAACGCTTTGCCTATATCGAGCAGAAGCTGCAGGAAGCAGGCCGCAGCTTCGATGAGACCAATCTGGAAGAGATGGATCAATGGTGGGAAGAGGCAAAGCGGCACGGATGA
- a CDS encoding putative polysaccharide biosynthesis protein, with amino-acid sequence MAREKASVQFVKGAAILGAAGLVSKLLGAVYRIPYQNIAGDIGLYVYMQVYPLYSTLLILATAGFPIAISKIISERIAVGDAAGARKAFRVASMTLAVLGLFFFLFLYGGATVIARSMGDEQLAMPLRAVAWSLLLVPMVAILRGYFQGHQNMMPTGVSQVMEQLIRVVFILIAAWWAMSAYQDAYLAGTGAVFAAFPGAVTAILVLLWYWKKTKQSQQLQGEEGEAATSSTWSNRQVLRSLLFYALPICMGALVLPLIPLVDSMTVVNMLQWSGMDEEAAKLFKGAFDRSQPLIQFGTFFATSLSLALVPAISEAVAQRQQRVIEGRTEVAIRLTFLLGLPASFGLALLAEPVNVMLYGDDKGTQALAIQSFTILFATLSIASAGILQGLGRVMRPARNLFIGVLFKLILNLALVPVWGISGAAVATVLSYLIAMGLNVLAVQKYTGARLGLKQIAWKPFLSVSIMGVVVLIVEGGMLLLLQGTLASTRLLHTVVGLVSVGAGGAVYLVALLKTGGLTAADIRFLPKGERIASFLHRMKLLRT; translated from the coding sequence ATGGCTAGGGAAAAGGCATCCGTACAATTTGTGAAAGGCGCCGCCATTCTGGGGGCGGCCGGTCTTGTCTCCAAGCTCCTCGGTGCGGTCTACCGAATCCCGTACCAAAATATCGCTGGTGACATCGGCCTGTACGTATATATGCAGGTTTACCCGCTTTATTCAACCCTGCTGATTTTGGCCACAGCGGGCTTTCCTATCGCGATTTCCAAAATCATCTCCGAGCGGATTGCGGTGGGTGATGCGGCCGGAGCACGCAAGGCGTTTCGCGTAGCGAGCATGACCCTCGCGGTGCTCGGGCTCTTTTTCTTTCTGTTCCTCTACGGTGGGGCCACCGTGATTGCCCGGTCCATGGGCGACGAGCAGTTGGCCATGCCGCTGCGGGCTGTAGCCTGGTCGCTTTTGCTCGTGCCGATGGTGGCCATCCTGCGCGGCTATTTTCAAGGCCATCAAAACATGATGCCGACCGGTGTCTCGCAGGTCATGGAGCAGCTCATTCGGGTGGTCTTTATCCTGATTGCCGCCTGGTGGGCGATGAGTGCCTATCAGGACGCCTATTTGGCGGGGACCGGCGCGGTATTTGCCGCCTTTCCGGGAGCGGTGACCGCGATTCTGGTGCTCCTCTGGTATTGGAAAAAAACCAAGCAGTCGCAGCAGCTGCAGGGTGAAGAGGGGGAGGCGGCCACATCGTCCACCTGGTCCAATCGCCAAGTGCTGCGCAGCTTGCTGTTTTACGCGCTGCCCATCTGTATGGGCGCATTGGTGCTTCCCCTGATTCCCTTGGTCGACTCGATGACCGTCGTCAACATGCTGCAGTGGAGCGGGATGGATGAGGAAGCGGCCAAATTGTTCAAAGGGGCATTTGACCGCAGTCAGCCTCTGATCCAATTCGGTACGTTCTTTGCGACTTCGCTGTCGCTCGCGCTCGTCCCGGCGATCAGCGAGGCGGTCGCGCAGCGGCAGCAGCGTGTGATTGAAGGCAGGACAGAAGTGGCGATCCGGCTTACCTTTTTGCTCGGGCTGCCTGCTTCCTTCGGCCTCGCGCTCCTCGCCGAGCCGGTCAATGTCATGCTCTATGGGGATGATAAAGGAACCCAGGCACTGGCTATCCAATCCTTCACGATTCTGTTTGCCACACTGAGCATTGCCAGCGCGGGCATTTTGCAGGGGCTGGGACGCGTGATGAGACCGGCCCGCAATCTGTTTATCGGCGTTTTGTTTAAGCTGATCCTCAATCTGGCGCTGGTGCCCGTCTGGGGAATCTCCGGTGCTGCAGTCGCGACAGTGCTGTCTTATCTGATCGCGATGGGGCTGAACGTACTGGCCGTGCAGAAATACACCGGTGCCCGTCTGGGACTGAAGCAGATTGCCTGGAAGCCGTTTTTATCCGTCAGCATCATGGGCGTCGTCGTACTGATTGTGGAAGGGGGCATGCTGTTGCTGCTCCAAGGTACGCTCGCATCGACGCGGCTGCTTCATACGGTGGTTGGCCTGGTATCGGTAGGAGCCGGAGGTGCTGTCTATCTGGTCGCCCTGCTGAAAACGGGCGGTTTGACGGCAGCGGATATTCGCTTTCTGCCAAAGGGGGAGCGGATCGCCTCTTTCCTTCATCGGATGAAATTGCTCCGTACATAA
- the spoVT gene encoding stage V sporulation protein T, whose amino-acid sequence MKATGIVRRIDDLGRVVIPKEIRRTLRIREGDPLEIFVDRDGEVILKKYSPIGELGDFAKEYADSLYESLNHIVLISDRDTIIAVSGASKKEYMEKSIGSIVEKSLEERKTRLEKNTGTYEICRDLNETYGSFVVAPIVAGGDPIGSVILVTKNESTKMGDLETKMAETAAGFLAKQMEQ is encoded by the coding sequence ATGAAAGCAACAGGTATTGTTCGTCGCATTGACGACCTCGGCCGGGTCGTGATTCCAAAGGAAATCCGTCGTACGCTGCGCATTCGTGAAGGCGACCCACTGGAGATTTTTGTAGACCGCGATGGGGAAGTCATCCTGAAAAAGTATTCTCCAATTGGGGAGCTGGGTGATTTCGCCAAGGAATATGCCGACTCTCTCTACGAGAGCCTGAATCATATCGTTCTGATCTCGGATCGCGACACCATCATCGCCGTATCGGGAGCATCCAAGAAGGAGTACATGGAAAAATCGATCGGCAGCATCGTGGAGAAAAGCCTGGAGGAGAGAAAGACGCGACTGGAGAAAAATACGGGAACCTATGAGATCTGTCGCGATCTAAACGAAACGTACGGCTCGTTTGTCGTCGCCCCGATCGTCGCTGGCGGCGATCCGATCGGCTCCGTGATTCTTGTGACCAAAAATGAATCGACAAAAATGGGCGACTTGGAAACAAAGATGGCAGAGACAGCAGCAGGCTTCCTCGCCAAACAGATGGAGCAATAG
- a CDS encoding RNA-binding S4 domain-containing protein, with translation MRLDKYLKVSRLIKRRTLAKEVCDQSRVHINDRPAKASSSVKIGDTLAIRFGQKIVTVKVEDIKENPRKEEAASLYSVIGEVPVPRDEKEENEYLKGV, from the coding sequence ATGAGACTGGACAAGTATCTCAAAGTATCGCGTCTGATCAAGCGGCGGACATTGGCAAAAGAAGTATGCGATCAGAGCCGGGTGCACATCAACGATCGTCCGGCAAAGGCGTCCAGCAGCGTGAAAATCGGCGATACGCTCGCCATCCGCTTCGGCCAGAAGATCGTTACGGTCAAAGTGGAGGACATCAAGGAAAATCCGCGCAAGGAAGAGGCGGCTTCGCTCTACTCGGTGATCGGCGAAGTGCCGGTGCCGCGCGATGAAAAAGAGGAAAACGAATATCTCAAGGGAGTGTAG